Genomic DNA from Amycolatopsis alba DSM 44262:
GTGCACGTGCTCGCCGACGGCGGGATGAGCGTGTCCGGCGACATCGCCAAGGCCATCGCCTGCGGTGCTGACGCCGTCATGCTGGGCGCGCCGCTGGCGGCCGCCTCCGAGGCGCCGGGGCAGGGGCTCTACTGGACGTCGGCGGCCGCGCACCCGTCGCTGCCGCGTTCGCGCGTGGCACTGGGCCCGGACTACGCCGTCGACCTCAAGACGCTGCTCTTTGGGCCGTCTGCGGACGCTGAGGGCGTCGTGAACCTCTTCGGCGCGCTTCGCCGCGCTATGGCGAAGACGGGCTACTCGGACCTGAAGGAGTTCCAGCGGGTCGGCCTGACCGTCCGCCGCTGACGCTCGCTTCCCGGCCCGGATCGCGTTTAGCCCGCTAAACGCGATCCGGGCCGCTTTGCGTTCACGTGTCCCAGCAGCCCCACGCGCCCCTTCAGTTTCGCGTTTAGCCCGCTAAAGTCGCGCGGAGCGGTCCCTAGCCGAGTCGCGCGACCTCGTCCCGGGCGTGGGCGACCCGGTGCGTTTCCCGGCCGCCTGCCCGGGCGATTTCCCGGGCGAGGTCACCCGCCGCTTCGACGCGGTGGCGTGCCCGGCCGCGGCCGCGTACGTGCTTGCGGTAGGCCTGGCGGTCCTTGCGCAGGCCACTGACGGCGTCGAACAGGGCGGTGTCGATCACCCCGGCGTCGACCTCCGGCCCGAGCAGGTCACGTATCCAGCCGCGTTCCACGCGGGCGGCCCGGCGCAGCACGGCGAACAACGTGACGAGCTCGATCACCGCGATCACGAACGGCAGCGCCACGGCCAGCGGCCCGCCGCCGCCGATGCCACCCATGTCGTCCCACGCGAAGTGGAACACCATGGCCGCCAGCATGCTCGACACGCCCAGTGCGACGCGGCGTTCGCGGCCCAGTATCCACATCAGCCCGGCGCAGAAGATGGCGCTGAACAGCGCGTGCGACACGATCCCGGAGGCGCCGCGCGCGGCGAACACCTGCAGCGAGGTGGTGAACTGGTCGGCGCCGAAACTCTGGGCCGCGCCGTTGTACACATAGAGCACGTCCTCGAAGACCTGGAAGCCGAGGCCGATGAACGCACCGATGATGAACCCGTCGTAGGCACTGCGGATCAGCTGCGGCGCGAGCCCGATCAGCAGGACGAGGCCGAGCGCCTTGCCCCATTCCTCGGTGATCGGGGCGGTGAGCCCGGCGGCCCAGTTCCCGGCGAAAGCGGTGCCGCCCAGTTTCGACCAGATCTCCAGCAGCGCGGTGTTGGCGGGGAGCGCGATCCAGAACGGGGCCGCGACACCGCCCCAGGCGAATCCCGCCGCGAGCAGCCCTGCCGGTTGGGACGTGTAGCGGTTCTGCTGTCGTAGCAGCATCAGCCACGGCACGAGGTAGAGCCCGAACAGCAGGATGCCTCCGGCCAGCGCCGGGGTGTAGTAGCCCGTGGAGCCGAAGTACCGCACGATCGTCAGCGCACCCCCGCCCAGGCCGAGCAGGTAGACCCAGAAGGCCAGGTTGTGCCGCTGGAGGAAACGGAAGGGGGTTCCCCAGCCGGACTCTTCGATCGCGGTCAGCTGCGCCGCCTTGCCGCTCATCGGTTCGCCCCGGGAGTGATGCTGCGCAGGAGCGACGTCACGTCGTCGCGGTAGTGCTCGAACTGGTCGGGTGCGGTGCGCACCCGGACGAGCAACGCCGGCGCGGTTTCGGCGGCCTGACCGGGGCCAGGCACCTTGAACGCGACGTCGAGTGCGTCGCCGCCCGGTCCGGTGCCTGCTTGCGCGACCCCGGTCAGCCCGGCGGCGGTCGTGACCGTGCCTCGCTCGCCGTCGACGCCGGGCGTGTTCCCTTCCGCCCGTTCGACCTGGTCGAGGAACGCTTCCGCCGATCCGGTGTACCCGGTGCCGCGGAATTCGATCGACGCGCCGCCCGCGGCGATCGTGATCTGCAGGCTCGCCGGGTTCGCCGGAGCGCCGGATCCGGTGAGGGTCCCGCTCTCCAGCTGCCAGCCCACCGGCGGGACGGCCGTCGCCCCGGCGCCGAGATCCAGTACGTCACCGGCCCGGATCTCGTTGCGCCACGGGATCGAGGCGTTCAGTGCGGGGAGCCCGTAGATCAGCACCAGAGCGATGCCGAGCGCGATCAGCGCGGGCTTGAAAGTCCGCCGATCGAGTCCCAGGAGCCGGTGTTCGACCGGAACCCAGTCTTCCGGCGGCTGTCGCGTGCTGGTGCTCACCCGACTGTTCCTCTCCTCGGTAAACTCGTCCACGGAACTGTAAGCAGGTTCCGGCTTTTCCGCGTTTCCAGTCGGTCAGGCCCCGGCCGCCTGAGCCGCTCGTTCGATCTCCGTCCGCCGGGCTTCCCAGAAGGCCGCGTCCTCGCCAGGGGCGTCGACGGTGCCGTCGAGCTGCTCTCGCAGGATGTCGGCGTGCCCGGCGTGCCGGTTGGTCTCGGTGAGGATGTGGACCAGGACGTTGAACAGCTTCACGTCGGGACGCGGCCACCAGGGCACGTGCCCCGGTGAGTCGACGTCGAGAGCGGCGATGGTCGCGTCGGAGTGCTCCCAGACGCGCCGGTAGAAGCCGGTGATCTCCTCGCGGCTTTCGTGCTCGGTCGCCCACAGGTCGGTCCCGCGCTCGGGGACAGTCTCGGGGAACGGCCGGTCGAAGACCTCGCCGAAGTACCGGGCCTCCCACGTCGCCAGGTGCTTGACCAGGCCGAGCAGGTTGGTACCGGTCGAGGTCAGCGGACGACGGATGTCGTACTCGGACAGCCCGTCGAGCTTCGCCAGCATCGTTTCGCGGATTTCTCGCAGGTCACTGTGCAGGTATTCCTTCGCGAAGTCATCGATCACGAGTCCGAGCATGCACCATCCGAGTGGAAGGTAACCGGCGAGTAACTTACCTCTGGTCAGAAGGGGTGGCCGGGGTTACAGTCGAGGGTGTGACTGCCAGTAACACCACCACTGAAGACGACTTCGACTACGACGTGATCGTCGTCGGTTCCGGGTTCGGCGGCAGTGTCGCTGCCCTCCGCCTGACCGAGAAGGGCTACCGCGTCGCCGTCATCGAAGCGGGCCGCCGCTTCGCCGACGACGAGTTCGCGAGGACGTCCTGGGACCTTCGCCGCTACGTCTGGGCGCCGCAAGTCGGCTGCTTCGGCATCCAGCGCATCCACATGCTCAAGGACGTCATGGTGCTCGCCGGCGCGGGCGTCGGCGGCGGCTCGCTGGTCTACGCGAACACGCTGTACCGCCCGCTGAAGCCGTTCTACGTCGACCCGCAGTGGTCCCACATCACCGACTGGGAGTCCGAGCTCGGCCCGCATTACGACCAGGCCAGCCGCATGCTGGGCGTCGTCACCAACCCCAGCGTCACACCGTCGGACGTCGTGATGAAGGGCGTCGCGGCGGACATGGGCGTCGCCGATTCGTATCACCCGACGCCGGTCGGCGTGTACTTCGGCAAGCCGGGGGAGCGCGCCGAGGACCCGTACTTCGGCGGAGCGGGCCCCGCGCGCACCGGCTGCACCGAATGCGGCGCCTGTATGACCGGCTGCCGCGTCGGAGCCAAGAACACCCTGGTCAAGAACTACCTCTACCTCGCGGAGAAGGACGGAGCGCAGGTCATCCCGCTCACCACCGTGAGCGCGATCAGCCCGCTGAAGTCGGGTGGGTACGAAGTGAGCGTCAAGAAGACTGGGACCACTTCGCGCAAGTTCCGGCACAAGCTCACCGCCGCGCAGGTGGTGCTGGCCGCTGGCACGTGGGGGACGCAGAACCTGCTCCACAGCATGCGCGACACCGCCAAGCTGCCGAAGCTTTCGCCGCGCCTCGGCGAACTGACCCGCACCAACTCCGAGGCCATCATCGGCGCCGCCCGCACCTCGGTCGACGAGGGGCGGAACTTCAGCCGCGGCGTCGCGATCACGTCGTCGATCCACCCCGACGACAACACGCACATCGAGCCCGTCCGCTACGGCAAGGGCAGCAACGCGATGAGCCTGCTCCAGACCATCGCCACCGAGGGCGATTCGGCGGTCCCGCGCTGGCGCCAGGCCGTGAACTTCATGCTCAAACACCCGGTCCAGACGGTGAAGCTGCTCAACGGCTACCGCTGGAGCGAGCGCACGGTGATCCTGCTGGTGATGCAGAGCCTCGACAACTCCATCACCACCTACACCAAGCCCGGCCTCTTCGGCCGCCGCAAGTACACCTCCAAACAAGGCCACGGCGAGCCGAATCCCAGCTTCATTCCCGCCGGACACGAAGCCAACCTCCGCACCGCCGAACGCATCGGAGGAATGGCGGGCGGCACCTGGGGCGAGATCTTCGACATCCCGCTGACGGCGCACTTCATCGGCGGCGCCCCGATCGGCACGGCGGCCGACAACGGCGTGATCGACCCGTATCACCGGGTGTTCAACTACCCCAGTTTGTCCATTGTGGATGGTTCGGCGATCACGGCCAACCTCGGCGTGAACCCCTCGCTGACCATCACCGCGCAGGCCGAGCGGGCGTTCTCGCTGTGGCCCAACAAGGGCGAAAAGGACAATCGGCCCTCGCAGGACTCGCCATACGCGCGGGTCGAGCCGATCGCGCCGAAGAACCCGTCCGTTCCGGCCGACGCACCGGCGGCACTTCGGCGCTAGGTTGGGAGTCGTGACAGCCGCCGAACGCGCCCACGTCCTGATCCGACGAGTCCGTGCCTTGCACGAGGAATGGGCGCGGGTGGTGCGCGCGCTCGACGAGGACGCCGTGCGTGCCCCCAGCGCCTTGCCCGGCTGGACGAGAGCGCATCTGCTTTCGCACGTCGCGCGCAACGCCGACGGCCTCGGCAACCTGTTGACCTGGGCCAAGACCGGCGTCGAGACGCCGATGTACGCCACGGCCACGGCTCGCGACGAGGGTATCGAGGCCGGAGCCGACCGCTCCGCCGCGGCGATCATCGCCGACGTCGTGGATTCCGGCGAGCGGTTCACGGACCTGGCCGCGTCCCTGCCGGACGAGGCGTGGACCGGTGAGGCTCGTGATCGGCTGGGCAATAAGCTGACCGGTGAAGGTGTGCTGGGCAAGCGGCTGTCCGAAGCTTCGATTCATCTCGTGGACCTGGACTTCGGCTACGACTTCGCCCGTGTCGCCGCTCTCCTCGGAAGCGAATTCGAAGTGGTCGTGAGCAGCGCGATCGCGTCGTACGGTGACGGGCTTCCCGCTGTTCTCCTGGTCGCCGCCGCCGACGGGACCCGGCACGAGTGGCGGATGGGCACCGGTGACGCGGTCAAGGTGGTCGGCTCACCCGGCGATGTCCTTGCCTGGATCACCGGCCGCGGTGACGGATCCACTTTGGACGGCGAGGCGCCGCCGCTGCCGCACTGGCTCTAAGAAATCCGTAAGCCTTCGGGGGCTTTCCCCGCGCGGCCGCCGATGCTGTCCTTGACCGATGGACTACGACTTCAGCGGTCTCAAGGCCCTGTTCGTGAACTGCACCCTCAAGAGATCCCCGGAGAAGAGCAATACCGACGGCCTCATCGGGATCAGCCGCGACATCATGGTCAAGCACGGCGTCGAGGTCTCCGTGCTCCGCGCTGCGGATCACGACATCGCGACCGGCGTCTGGCCCGACATGACCGAGCACGGCGCCGCCTCCGACGCGTGGCCGGAGCTGTACCGGCAGGTGATGGACGCGCAGATCCTCGTGCTCTGCGGGCCCATTTGGCTGGGCGACAACAGTTCGGTGATGAAACGCGTCATCGAACGGCTTTACGCCTGCTCGTCGCTGCTGAACGCCGCCGGCCAGTACGCCTATTACGGTCGTGTCGGCGGTTGCCTGATCACCGGGAACGAGGACGGGATCAAGCACTGCGCGATGAACGTGCTCTACAGCCTTCAGCATCTGGGCTACACCATCCCGCCCCAGGCGGACGCCGGGTGGATCGGGGAGGCGGGGCCAGGTCCGTCCTATCTGGACGCCGGTTCCGGCGGACCGGAGAACGATTTCACCAACCGGAACACCACGTTCATGACCTGGAACCTGCTGCATCTGGCCTCGATGCTGCATCGTGCGGGTGGCGTTCCCGCGCACGGGAACCAGCGCTCGGAGTGGGACGCGGGCTGCCGCTTCGACTTCGAAAACCCCGAATACCGCTGACCCGGCCGGGTGATCACGGCAACCTCGTCGTGGTCCGCGCGTCTTCACAAGTATGAAGCTGGGGCGAAGGAACTTTCTCAAGCTCGCCGGCGCGACCGCGGTCGGGGCGGCCGCGACGGCGTGTTCCAGCACGCCTCCCGCGCAAGCGCCCACCTCGGCTCCGGGTGTGTCGTTGCCGCCGAGTACCAGTGTCACGGCGCCGTCCGGGCCGCCGGACTGGGCGGCGTTGCGGACCAAGATCTCACTGCTCCTGCCGGGGGATTCCGGCTACGAAAGCGCCAAACGCGTCTTCAACCCGGCCTTCGACGGGCTCAAACCCGCCGCGATCGCGAAATGTGCCAGGCCGGAAGACGTGCAGGCCGCTGTCGAAGCGGCGGCGAGGCGAGTTCCGATCGCCGCACGTAGCGGCGGCCACAGTTACGCCGGCTACTCGGTTCCCGACGGTGGCTTGATGATCGATCTCGGTGAAATGTCCTCAGTGGACGTTCGGGGCGAACAGGTCGTGATCGGCGCGGGCGCGAAGCTGAAGGACGTCTACGCCAAGCTCGGCGGTGCGGGCCGTTGCCTGCCCGCGGGCTCCTGCCCCAGTGTCGGGATCGCCGGGCTGACGCTCGGCGGCGGAATCGGTGTCCTCGCGCGCAAATACGGCCTCACCTGTGATCACCTGGTGTCCGCGCAAGTGGTCACGGCGGACGGGAAACTCCGGACAGCGTCGGCGGAATCCGAACCCGATCTGTTCTGGGCGTTGCGTGGTGGGGGAGGTGGCAACTTCGGTGTTGTCACGTCGTTCACCTTCCGCACCGACCCGTCACCTTCGGTCGTTTCGGTGTTCTCCCTGCACTTCCCGGCCGGGAGTGCGAACGAGGTCCTCGCCGAATGGCAGCGCTGGCTGCCCGAAGCCCCGCCGGAACTGTGGGCAAACGTCGTGCTGTCCGGCGGATCTGCTGTCGGTGCGAGGATTTCCGGTTGCTATGTCGGCGATTCCGCTTCGCTCGCCAAGGTGCTGGACAAGCTGACCGGCAAGGTCGGCGGAACGCGGACGGTGAAGCAGCTCGACTATCTCGGTGCCATGAAGTACTTCTCCGGCAGCGAGAGCCGACAGTCCTTTGTGGCCTCATCGCGGATTCTCGGCGAACCGGCGGATCCCGCGAAGCTGACGTCGATCCTCAATGGCAGGCGTGGGATGGATCTTCTGGTCGACGGTCTCGGCGGCGCCGTCGCCGACGTCGCCCCGGACGCCACCGCGTTCTGGCATCGGAAGGCGATCGGCAGTGTGCAGATCTACAGCCAGGCCGACACTCGCAACCGTTCCGCGGCAACGGATTCCGTCGCGGAAGTGGTGACGGGGATCGGGCTGAGCGGGGGCTACGTCAACTACATCGACCCCGCCCTGCCCGACTGGATGACGGCCTACTACGGCGACAACGCCACCCGGCTCAAGCAGGTGGCGAAGACCTACGACCCGGACAAGGTGTTCGGGTTCGCGCAGGCCGTCACCCCGGCTTAAAGATCGATGCCGGTGAAGACGGTGACGCGTTCCTCGGTGAGGTCGTTCATCGCGGCGAGTACACCTTCGCGCCCGACGCCCGATCCTTTGATGCCGCCGTAAGGCATCTGGTCCGCGCGGTAGGACGGGACGTCGCCGATGATCACGCCGCCGACTTCGAGTTCGGTCGACGCGTAGAAGGCGAGATGCACGTCGCGCGTGAACACCCCGGCCTGCAAGCCGTACGCGGATTCGTTGACCGAAGCGAAAGCCTCGTCGACACCATCCACAATGGACACCGCGAGCACCGGGCCGAAGACCTCCTCCGCCCAGGCCTTTGTGGACGGTGAGACGTCGGTGAGCACGGTCGGCTCCACCGTCGCGCCGTCCCGTTTGCCGCCGGTGAGGATCTTCGCGCCCGCGGCGACGGCCTCGTCGATCCAGGCGACGATCCGCTCCGCGGCGGCTTCGTCGACGACCGGTCCCACGTCGGTGTTCTTGTCGTACGGGTCCCCGGTTTGCTGTGACTGCACGGCTTCCACCAAGGCGGGTACGAATTCCTCGGCGACCTCGCGTTCGACGATGACCCGCTGCACGGCGATGCAGGACTGTCCGGCCTGGTAGTTGCCGAAGGTCGCGATGCGGTGCGCCGCGCCCTCGGGATCCGGCCAGTCCCGGAGCACGACGGCGGCCGCGTTGCCGCCGAGTTCGAGCACCACGTGCTTGCGCGGGGCGGCGTCCGCCAGCGACCAGCCGACCGGACCCGATCCGGTGAACGACACGACCGGCAGCCGAGGATCCGCGACCAGCGCCGAGGTCTCCTCGTTGCCGAGCGGCAGCACCGAGAACGCGCCTTCCGGCAGGTCCGTCTCGGCCAGGATCTCGCCGAGGATCAAAGCGGCCAGCGGCGTGCGCGGCGCGGGTTTGACGATGATCGGCGCGCCGACCGCGAGCGACGGCGCGACCTTGTGCGCCACCAGGTTCAGCGGGAAGTTGAACGGCGCGATACCCAGCACCGGGCCGCGCGGGATACGGCGGGTGATCGCCAGCCTGCCCTCGCCCGCCGGGTCGGTGTCCAGGCGCTGCAGATCGCCGCTGAACCGGCGGGCTTCCTCGGCGGCGATCCGGAACACCGACACCGCGCGCCGCACTTCGGCGTCGGCCCACTTGAGCGGCTTGCCGTTCTCGGCGGTGATGACCTCGGCGATCTCCTCGGCCCGGCCCGCGATGACCCGCGAAACATGGTCGAGCGCCGCGGCGCGGCTGTGCGCCGAGGAGCGCCGGAACTCCTTCGCGACGCTCGCCGCCGCGCTCACCGCTCGTTCGACCTGCTCGGGACCGGGCACCGCGACGGTGGCGACTTCGCTCCCGTCGTAGGGGTGGTGCACGGTGAGCGTCGAAGCGCCCTGCTCAGGGCGGCCGGCGATCCAGGCGGGACGCGGCTCCGGGGTGATCATGTCCATGGATGACAAGGTATTGCAGTCAGGGCTTGACGAGCACCTTGAGCGCTTCGCGGTCCGCCATCGCGCGGTAACCGCCGGGCACCTCTTCCAGGCCGATGGTCCGGTCGAACACCTTGCCCGGCTGGTACCTGCCCTCGACGACGTCGTCGAGCAGTTCGGGGATGTAGTGGCGGGCGGGAGCGACCCCGCCGGTGACGGTGATGTTGCGTCGGAAGAGTGATGGGCCGATCGGGCCTTCGTCGTACTGCGGCACGCCGACGCGGCTCACCGTGCCGCCGGGACGGACCGCGCCGACGCCCATCTCGAAAGCGGGCTTCGTACCGACGCATTCGAGGACGGTGTGCGTGCCTTCGCCGCTCGTCAGCTCTCGCACCTTCTCGATGCCTTCGTCACCACGCTCGGCGACGACGTCTGTCGCGCCGAACTCGCGTCCGAGGTCCGTGCGGGCCTGGTGCCTGCCCATCAGGATGACGCGTTCGGCGCCGAGGCGCTTCGCCGCGAGGACCGCGGAGAGGCCGACGGCGCCGTCGCCGATGACGGTGACCGTGGTGCGCTCGTTCACGCCCGCCCTGACCGCGGCGTGGTGACCGGTCGAGAACACGTCGGAGAGCGTGAGGAGCGAGGCGAGCAGGTCGTCGTCCTCGGTGTGCGGCAATTTCACCAGCGTGCCGTCGGCCTGGGGGACACGGACGGCCTCGCCCTGACCGCCGTCGACACCCTTCGCGCCCCAGTTCCCGCCGTGCAGGCATGAGGTGTGGAGGCCTTCGAGGCAGAACCGGCAGGTGTTGTCGGAGTAGACGAACGGCGCGACGACGAGATCCCCGGTCTTGAGCGTGGTGACGTCGGCGCCGACGGCCTCGACGATGCCGAGGAATTCGTGACCGATCCGGACGCCGCGGTCGCGCGCGGGCATGCTGCCGTACGGCCAGAGGTCGCTGCCGCAGATGCACGAGCGGACCACGCGGAGGAGAGCGTCGGTGGGTTCGCTGAGCTTCGGGTCCGGGACGGTCTCGACACGCACGTCGCCGGCGCCGTAGATGACAGTCGCTCGCAAGACGGGTCCTTTCCTGGGCTGGCCCCAGTATGGGCGCGTCGACTTTCGCGGGCTAATCGCGATCCGGGCCGGGATCGACTTTCGCGGGCTAATCTCGATGCGCGTGGAGATCGCGCAGGAGGAGGACCTCGGCGCCGTGGTGGATGGCCTCGCGGTTGATGTGCAGGACGAGGGCCACGAAGGGGTACTCGGCGTACGGGCCTTCAGCGTCGCCGCAGGGGCGCTCGAGGCCCTCGGCGGTCAGGCCGCGAACGCCGTCGCGCCAGCGCGCGTACGCGTCGTCGAGCTGCTCCAGCGCTTCCTTGGCGGAGGCCGCGTACGGGAAGGTCTGATAGTCGAGAGGCGGGCCGCCGAAGTGCGACGCGTTCCGCATCCCGAAGACGCCGATGATGATGTGCGCGAGGCGCCAGGCGATCGTCGTCACCGGCGGCGGTGACGGCTCCGGGTACGCCCAATCGATCATGAGCTTGCCGTTCTCGTCCGGTCGGATCGTCCAGCAGTCCTCGGCGGGCTCCCAGAAGTATTCGTCGTCCGCGAGGGTGTCCAGCCGGGGCCGGAGGTGGTGCGTCCAGTGCCAGTCGAGCTGTTCGGAGAGTTCCTTGCTCCAGTCGATGCCCATGCCTTCGGACGGTAGGCCGCGTCGCGGTCATCCGCTGTCCTGAATCGTGAGGGGGTTGGCGGCGGGGTGACCGGGCCCACCTGGGACGATGGTGGGGAAGCGTACTGCTCTGATCTGGAGGTTTCAGGTGCCCAGTCCCACCGGTCCGGTACTCGTCGTGGACTTCGGGGCGCAGTACGCGCAGCTGATCGCGCGCCGCGTGCGCGAGGCGCAGGTCTACTCCGAGGTCGTCCCGCACACCGCCACCGCCGAGGACATCCTCGCCAAGGACCCCGCCGCGATCATCCTTTCCGGTGGTCCTTCCAGCGTGTACGCGGAGAACGCCCCCGCCCTGGCCCCCGGACTGGTCGACGCGGGCGTGCCGATCCTCGGCATCTGCTACGGCCACCAGGTGCTCGCGCAGGCCCTCGGCGGCACGGTCGAGCCGACCGGGATCCGCGAGTTCGGCCGCACCGAGGTCCGCGTCGCCGGTGAAGGCGGCGTCCTGCACGCCGGGCTCCCGAGCAGCCAGCCCGCGTGGATGAGCCACAACGACAGCGTCACCAAGGCGCCCGAAGGCGCCACCGTGACCGCGTCGAGCGATGGTGCGGCCGTTGCCGGGTTCGAAGACGTCGAGCGCCGCTTCGCCGGCGTCCAGTACCACCCCGAGGTGCACCACTCGCCGCACGGCCAAGAGGTGCTCCGCCGCTTCCTGCACGACATCGCGGGCATCAAGCCGCAGTGGACGACGTCGTCCATCGCCGAAGACCAGGTCAAGCGCATTGCCGAGCAGGTCGGCGACGGCCGGGCGATCTGCGGGCTGTCCGGCGGCGTCGACTCGGCCGTGGCCGCCGCGCTGGTCCAGCGGGCCATCGGTGACCGGCTGACCTGCGTGTTCGTCGACCACGGCCTGCTTCGCTCCGGTGAGCGCACCCAGGTCGAACGCGATTTCGTCGCCGCGACCGGGGTCAACCTGGTGACCGTCGACGCGCGTGAGCGGTTCCTCGACGCGCTGGCCGGGGTCACCGACCCCGAGGAGAAGCGCAAGATCATCGGCCGCGAGTTCATCCGCGTGTTCGAGCAGGCCGAGCGTGACCTCAAAGCCGAGGGCGACTACAAGTTCCTGGTCCAGGGCACGCTGTACCCGGACGTCGTCGAATCCGGCGGCGGCGAGGGCGCGGCGAACATCAAGAGCCACCACAACGTCGGCGGGCTGCCCGACGACCTGCAGTTCGAGCTCGTCGAGCCGCTGCGGCTGCTGTTCAAGGACGAGGTGCGGCGCGTCGGGCTGGAGCTCGGGCTGCCGGAGACGATCGTGCAGCGGCAGCCGTTCCCCGGCCCTGGACTCGGCATCCGGATCATCGGCGCCGTCGACGCCGAGCGGCTCGAGACGCTGCGCGCGGCGGACGCCATCGCGCGCGAGGAACTCACCGCGGCCGGGCTGGACGGCGAGATCTGGCAGTGCCCGGTGGTGCTGCTGGCCGACGTCCGCAGCGTCGGCGTGCAGGGCGACGGGCGGACCTACGGGCACCCGATCGTGCTGCGGCCGGTCTCGTCCGAGGACGCGATGACCGCGGACTGGACGCGGCTGCCGTACGAGGTGCTGGAGCGTATCTCGACCCGCATCACGAACGAGGTCGCCGAGGTGAACCGGGTGGTCCTGGACGTCACGTCCAAGCCGCCGGGCACCATCGAGTGGGAGTGACCCGCCCCCGCCCGGACTCGACTTTCGCGGGCTAATCGCGATCTGGTGGTCCGTGGGCACCTGATCGCGATTAGCCCGCGAAAGTCGAAACGGGGCCGGGGTGGGAGCAAGGCGAAGGCCCCGGCGAGGGGCCGGGGCCTTCGGAGTGGGGTGGATCGTGGGCGCGGCCGCTAGCGGCGGCTCTTGCGCAGCGAAGCGGCGAGCAGCAGGACGCCGACGAAGATCGCCCCGCCCGCCATGACCCACCGGAAGTCGAACCGCGGGAGCCACGAGGCGCCGTCCGAGAGGACGTAACCCGCCACCAGCAGCGTCGCGATCCCGACGAACAGGGTGATGACGTCCGCCCCGCGCTTCGCAGGCTGAGCCGCCTGGGTCTGCGAGCTGTCGTAGTCGTCGTACTCAGCCACGACGCACCTCCACGTTTCCGACACCGTTCTTGACCTTCAGAGTGATCTTCTGCCCGCTGTCGCCCGCCGAGGTGAAGTCGATCGTGTCCTCGCCGACCCCCGACCGGGCCTGTCCGAGGCAGTTGACGTCGCCCGCACCCGTCTCGCAGGACACCTTCACTTCGGCACCCGCCGGCACGAGCACCGTCGAGTTGCCTGCCCCGCTGGAGACCTTCGTGGACACCGACGCTCCCGCGGGCAGCTTGGTCAGGTCGAGGTCGATGTCGCCCGC
This window encodes:
- a CDS encoding aldehyde dehydrogenase family protein; its protein translation is MDMITPEPRPAWIAGRPEQGASTLTVHHPYDGSEVATVAVPGPEQVERAVSAAASVAKEFRRSSAHSRAAALDHVSRVIAGRAEEIAEVITAENGKPLKWADAEVRRAVSVFRIAAEEARRFSGDLQRLDTDPAGEGRLAITRRIPRGPVLGIAPFNFPLNLVAHKVAPSLAVGAPIIVKPAPRTPLAALILGEILAETDLPEGAFSVLPLGNEETSALVADPRLPVVSFTGSGPVGWSLADAAPRKHVVLELGGNAAAVVLRDWPDPEGAAHRIATFGNYQAGQSCIAVQRVIVEREVAEEFVPALVEAVQSQQTGDPYDKNTDVGPVVDEAAAERIVAWIDEAVAAGAKILTGGKRDGATVEPTVLTDVSPSTKAWAEEVFGPVLAVSIVDGVDEAFASVNESAYGLQAGVFTRDVHLAFYASTELEVGGVIIGDVPSYRADQMPYGGIKGSGVGREGVLAAMNDLTEERVTVFTGIDL
- a CDS encoding zinc-dependent alcohol dehydrogenase family protein; this encodes MRATVIYGAGDVRVETVPDPKLSEPTDALLRVVRSCICGSDLWPYGSMPARDRGVRIGHEFLGIVEAVGADVTTLKTGDLVVAPFVYSDNTCRFCLEGLHTSCLHGGNWGAKGVDGGQGEAVRVPQADGTLVKLPHTEDDDLLASLLTLSDVFSTGHHAAVRAGVNERTTVTVIGDGAVGLSAVLAAKRLGAERVILMGRHQARTDLGREFGATDVVAERGDEGIEKVRELTSGEGTHTVLECVGTKPAFEMGVGAVRPGGTVSRVGVPQYDEGPIGPSLFRRNITVTGGVAPARHYIPELLDDVVEGRYQPGKVFDRTIGLEEVPGGYRAMADREALKVLVKP
- a CDS encoding DinB family protein, which codes for MGIDWSKELSEQLDWHWTHHLRPRLDTLADDEYFWEPAEDCWTIRPDENGKLMIDWAYPEPSPPPVTTIAWRLAHIIIGVFGMRNASHFGGPPLDYQTFPYAASAKEALEQLDDAYARWRDGVRGLTAEGLERPCGDAEGPYAEYPFVALVLHINREAIHHGAEVLLLRDLHAHRD
- the guaA gene encoding glutamine-hydrolyzing GMP synthase, coding for MPSPTGPVLVVDFGAQYAQLIARRVREAQVYSEVVPHTATAEDILAKDPAAIILSGGPSSVYAENAPALAPGLVDAGVPILGICYGHQVLAQALGGTVEPTGIREFGRTEVRVAGEGGVLHAGLPSSQPAWMSHNDSVTKAPEGATVTASSDGAAVAGFEDVERRFAGVQYHPEVHHSPHGQEVLRRFLHDIAGIKPQWTTSSIAEDQVKRIAEQVGDGRAICGLSGGVDSAVAAALVQRAIGDRLTCVFVDHGLLRSGERTQVERDFVAATGVNLVTVDARERFLDALAGVTDPEEKRKIIGREFIRVFEQAERDLKAEGDYKFLVQGTLYPDVVESGGGEGAANIKSHHNVGGLPDDLQFELVEPLRLLFKDEVRRVGLELGLPETIVQRQPFPGPGLGIRIIGAVDAERLETLRAADAIAREELTAAGLDGEIWQCPVVLLADVRSVGVQGDGRTYGHPIVLRPVSSEDAMTADWTRLPYEVLERISTRITNEVAEVNRVVLDVTSKPPGTIEWE